The genomic stretch gattaggccctatgatgatatcccctgattagatatgtgaacagagttggcaacgggctttgttgcaaggataggttcctgggttagtggttctgttgtgtggtgtgtggttgctggtgagtatttgcttcagattggggggctgtctgtaagcaaggactggcctgtctcccaagatctgtgagagtgatgggtcatccttcaggataggttgtagatccttaataatgcattggagaggttttagttgggggctgaaggtgatggctagtggcgttctgttattttctttgttgggcctgtcctgtagtaggtgacttctgggtactcttctggctctgtcaatctgtttcttcagttcagcagatggtcacccataactatttcacatttgggaacaatgtataccttcaaatcagcggcactgagatgggtacccacatggccccacagtatgccaacatttttatggctgacttagaacaacgcttcctcagctctcgtcccctaaagctcctactctacttgcgctacattgatgacatcttcatcatctggacccatggaaaagaagcccttgaggaattccaccatgatttcaacaatttccattccagcatcaacctcagcctggaccagtccacacaagagatccacttcctggacactatggtgctaatacacgatggtcacataaacaccaccctatatcggaaacctactgaccgctattcctacctacatgcctctagctttcatccagatcataccacatgatccattctctacagccaagctctacgatataaccgcatttgctccaacccctcagacagagacaaacacctacaagatctctatcatgcattcttacaactacaatacccacctgctgaattgaagaaacagacttacagagccagaagagtacccagaagtcacctactacaggacaggcccaacaaagaaaataacagaacgccactagccatcaccttcagcgcccaactaaaacctctccaacgcatcatcaaggatctacaacctatcctgaaggacgacccatcactctcacagatcttgggagacaggccagtccttgcttacagacagccccccaacctgaagcaaatactcaccagcaaccacacaccacacaacagaaccactaacccaggaacctacccttgcaacaaaacctttgccaactctgtccacatatctattcagggaacaccatcatagggcctaatcacatcaaccacactatcagaggctcgttcacctgcgcatctaccaatgtgatttatgccatcatgtgccagcaatgcccctctgccatgtacattggccaaactggacagtctctacgtaaaagaataaatggacacaaatcaaacgtcaagaattataacattcaaaaaccagttggagaacacttcaatctctcctgtcactcgattacagacctgagggtggctatccttcaacaaaaaaacttcaaaacagactccaacgagagactgctgaattggaattaatttgcaaagtggatacaattaacttaggcttgaatagagactgggaatggatgagtcattacacaaagtaaaactatttccctatgttatttctcgcccccaccccaccccccactgttcctcaaatgttcgtgttaactgctggaaatggcctaccttgcttgtcaccctgaaaggtttttcctccttcccccccctgctgctggtgatggctcatcttaagtgatcactctccttacagtgtgtatgataaaacccattgtttcatgttctctgtgtatgtatataaatctccccactgtattttccaccaaatgcatccaacgaagtgagctgtagctcacaaaagcttatgctcaaataaatttgttagtcgctaaggtgccacaagtactccttttctttttggagtatTTACAACAGAGTTATGCTCATTTTACAATTAGGTGTTTACTTATAGTGGCAATACCCCCAGTTTATGACAACATATTTACTATGGATTTACGGTTTGCACCAGTGTCAGTGAGAGGATAACCAGATCTGATATTTGAGGTTTAAAAAGCAAAGTAACAACTGCAACAAAATCTTTAGAAATTCATTGCTGTATTTTCTATCCAGCTAGGGAATGAAATTCTGACATTTGGTAGGAAGCTCAGGGGATTTCCTGGGGATGTCGGGGTCCTGTCTCCACTTCCCTCCATAGAAGGTGTCTtgatctttctctctcctcctctctggctcaTTTCTCAGCATCCACCTCGAAGGCTTTGATCAGCACCCTCTGGACACTGACAGTCACCTCATCCATGAAACTCCTCAGCATCTTGTAAGTGGTGGCAAAAGACAGTGCTCCAGATGCCATGGAGCCCAGCACAGGGACAGAGCGCAGCACCTCCTTAGATAGCTTTGGCACCTTGCCACCTGCCTGAATCAGCAGCTGCACCACCAGGCTGCTGGAGATCTCCTTGGCCAGTGGTGGCTTGATAACAGCCCCCACCGGCTGCCCCACTTCTGCCGCCAGCTTCTCCAGAGAGTCGTCGTCCAGGCTGAAGCTCTTGCAGTAATCTTGCAGGGTCCTAGCGAGGACATCCACATCACAGGAAATCAGGAGCCCTAGGATGGGCGCAGCGTGGACACCGCAGGCCACAGTGGAGACCATCCACATCTGCTTCAGCATGGCAGCCTTCTTCTTCTCCAGGATGTGCAGGGAGATGTTGGGTAGGGCCATCAGGAAGGCGTGCTTCATATGGTGGCTCAGCTCCCTCTCCAGCGTCTTCCCCAGGAGGTGGAAGTCGTACTTGCTGAGATCAAAGGCTGAGAAGAGGAAGACCTGGGGCGAGCGGATGCCTTGGGCCTGCAGACCCTCCAGGCAGTTCTGCTGGATctcctgcagcacccccacctCACTGTAGCTTGATGGCCGGTGCCTGAGGGAGGAATCCAGGTCCACGTCCACCTTGGAGCGGACGAAGCAGAAGCTCTTGTTGATGACTTGGATGTGGCGGGCCAGAGCAGCGTGGTTGGCGGTGAAGCGCTGCGAGGCGATGATAAAGAAGATGTCGTAGCACGAGAAGCCAACTTGCTCCAGGTAGGCGTCAGGATGGAAATCGGGCGTGCCAATCCCCGGCAGGTCCCAGATGGTCAAGTTGGGGTACCGGGGATGCTGGTATGGAGTCGGCTCCCTGGTGGTCTCCACCACACCGGTGCAGGCGGCACCTGCATCCTCATCACCCAGGCCCTGCAGGGCGTTGACGAAGGACGACTTTCCGGAGCCGGTCTCGCCTGTGATGCCCACGTCCAGCTGGATGCTCTCCAGCAACTCCAGCATCTCCTGCAGCCTGGAGGCCACTCCGGCGAGGTTCCCCTCCTCAAAAGCAGCTTTCAGGGCCTCCAGCTCCTCCCTCGACAGCTTGATGATGCCCTCACTGCTCTGTGAGGCCATGTTGGCTCCGGCAaactgctgcagcccctgccttACAGAAGGAAAGGCCAGTTCTTGTGCGAGTTCCTGGGAATGCTGAACGGCTGAAACCCTCGTCTAGGTCTTTGTCTCTGGGCAGCTCCtcccagagacccagccccatcccagcctCCGCCTTCTCTGGCCCAGCCAATTGCACCCCTCTGACCTCCCAGAAATCCAGCTCCCCCTCAGCTGAGATTCCCAGGCTTCCATCTCCTCCGGCCTGGGCTATCACAGCTCCTCCCTCTTATTATCGGGcatgggtggaaggggcagaactgggggctagcctcccctaaGGTGGGCTCCACTGACCACCCATgagtgtacacaagcccttagtTGGCACAGACATTGTGTGTTCAGGCTGGCAATCTActtacctccctaatcctgttTTACAGGCCTCCCCCACATTAActgcggcacagacagctgcagcggcacaggagctagcaaacagagctctaaacagaggagtttgagtgggagttttcaaggggagtttgtattgtggtgcttgtttgggggttttttttctggggggagtggtctttttggtgtggcttgtgtttcccagattaacaggatttaggtgggaaggcgatgacagatacggaggcagctgtgggaatgactcctgtagtggaagacacattgaggatgactggatgtggaagctgtggtatgtacatgatcctggaggggggacctggtaagggttttttctgcatgaaatgccgtctgatagagctgatggaggaaaagatccaaggtttggagatgcaggtggaaagtctcgttgagtttaggaaggagtttgagcagatgatggagcaaagatatgaggtatctgaagggaaaagctcagattcacagatggaagcagggctggggaattttgaggggagactgggtgaggaaagtggtcagtggaagcatgtgactaaaaggaccaggcagaggaaaagatgggctagtgaaggagaaatagagcttaggaacaggtttgcagagttggaaaatgaagaaggggctcagcaggttcttgttgaaggtggaagggtaaggaagaagagaagagaggctagtcctataggaaaagcggaagagtcaagggagactacaccaaatatgagccccaggaggatacaggatgggttgaagaggattataagggaaaataggaatggaaagaacttgcagccagagggaacaggggagagactggagaatagcactgtcaccaggaaaaggcaggtctatgtgatcggggactctttattgagaagaatagacaggcctgtaactagagctgatccagagaatagaagggtgtgctgtcttccgggtgctaagatacgggacgtagacctgaggttgaaaaggatcctaaagggagcgggaaagaatcccctaattatccttcatgtgggaacaaatgatatggctagattctcgctggaaagtattaagggagactatgctaggctggggaagacgcttaaggaaattgaggctcaggtgatctttagcgggatccttcctgttcctagagaagggcaacaaaggtgtgacaagattatgactgttaacagatggcttaggcagtggtgctataaggagggctttgggatgtatggccactgggaggcattcacagacagaggacagttctctcaggatggacttcatctgagtagggaaggaaatagacttctaggatcgaggctggcacaactgataaagagagctttaaactaggaattagggggagatggttgggagatgtccaggtaatctccacgccagattttagcattgagagggaagaagacgaagtaagaaaggatacagctgtgggtaggagaatgtatataaggagcgagggcagtgtggatactagtctaataggttatactggctgtagaatgactgtgcctaatagggtacaaaatgtgagcgaggccaaacagcaaaaatgaagatgtttgtacaccaatgcgaggagcctaagtaacaaaatggaggaactagagctactggtacaggaagtgaaaccagatattatagggataacagaaacatggtggaatagtagtcatgactggactacaggtattgaaggatatgtgctgtttaggaaagacagaaacaaaggtaaaggtggtggagtagcattgtatatcaatgatgaggtagaatgtaaagaaataagaagcgatgcaatggataagacagagtccgtctgggcaaaaattacattggggaagataactagtaaagcctctcctacgatagtgcttggggtgtgctatagacctccgggatctaatttggatatggatagagccctttttaataaagtaaatactaatggaaactgcgtgttcatgggagactttaacttcccagatatagactggaggaccagtgctagtaataataatagggctcagattttcctagatgtgatagctgatggattccttcatcaagtagttgctgaaccaactagaggggatgccattttagatttaattttcgtgagtagcgaggacctcatagaagaaatggttgtaggggacaatcttggctcaagtgatcatgagctaattcagttcaaactaaatggaaggattaacaaaaataaatctgcaactagagtttttgatttcaaaagggctgactttcaaaaattaaggaaattagttagggaagtgggttggactgaagaacttatggatctaaaggcagaggaggcctgggattactttaaatcaaagctgcagaagctatcggaagcctgtatcccaagaaaggggaaaaaattcataggaaggagttgtagaccaagctggatgagcaagcatcttagagaggtgattaagaagaagcagaaagcatacagggagtggaagatgggagggatcagcaaggaaagctatctaattgaggtcagaacatgtagggataaagtgagaaaggctaaaagtcaagtagagttggaccttgcaaagggaattaaaaccaatagtaaaaggttctatagccatataaataagaagaaaactaagaaagaagaagtggggccgctaaacactgaggatggagtggaggttaaggataatctaggcatggcccaatatctaaacaaatactttgcctcagtctttaataaggctaaagaggatcttagggataatggtagcatgacaaatgggaatgaggatatggaggtagatattaccatatctgaggtagaagcaaaactgaaacagcttaatgggactaaattgggggacccagataatcttcatccaagaatattaaaggaattggcacctgaaattgcaagcccattagcacgaatttttaatgaatctgtaaactcaggagtagtaccgaatgattggagaattgctaatatagttcctatttttaagaaaggaaaaaaaagtgatccgggtaactacaggccagttagtttgacatctgtagtatgcaaggtcctggaaaaaattttgaaggagaaattagttaaggacattgaagtcaatggtaaatgggacaaaatacaacatggttttacaaaaggcagatcgtgccaaaccaacctaatctccttttttgaaaaagtaacagattttttagataaaggaaatgcagtggatctaatttacctagatttcagtaaggcatttgataccgtgccacatggggaattattagttaaattggagaagatggggatcaatatgaacatcaaaaggtggataaggaattggttaaaggggagactgcaacgggtcctactgaaaggcgaactgtcaggctggagggaggttaccaatggagttcctcagggatcagttttgggaccaatcttatttaatctttttattactgaccttggcacaaaaagtgggagtgtgctaataaagtttgcagatgatacaaagctgggaggtattgccaattcagagaaggatctggatattatacaggaggatctggatgaccttgtaaactggagtaatagtaataggatgaaatttaatagtgagaagtgtaaggttatacatttagggattaataacaagaattttagttacaagttggagacgcatcaattagaagtaacggaagaggagaaggaccttggagtattggttgatcataggatgactatgagttgccaatgtgctatggctgtgaaaaaagctaatgtggttttgggatgcatcaggagaggcatttccagtagggataaggaggttttagtaccattatacaaggcactggtgagacctcacctagaatactgtgtgcagttttggtctcccgtgtttaaaaaggatgaattcaaactggagcaggtacagagaagggctactaggatgatccgaggaatggaaaacttgtcttatgaaaggagacttaaggagcttggcttgtttagcctaactaaaagaaggttgaggggagatatgattgctctctataaatatatcaaagggataaatacaggagagggagaggaattatttcagctcagcaccaatgtggacacaagaacaaatgggtataaactagccaccaggaagtttagacttgaaatcagacgaaggtttttaaccatcagaggagtgaagttttggaatagccttccaagggaagcagtgggggcaaaagatctatctggttttaagattctatttgataagtttatggaggagatggtatgatgggataacgggattttggtaagtaattgatttttaaatattcagggtaaataggactaatcccctgagatgggatattagatggatgggatctgagttacccaggaaagaattttctgtagtatctggcccatatgctcagggtttagctgattgccatatttggggtcgggaaggaattttcctccagggcagattggagaggccctggaggtttttcgccttcctctgtagcatggggcatggttgacttgagggaggcttctctgctccttgaagtctttgaaccatgatttaaggacttcaatagctcagacataggtgaggtttttcataggagtgggtgggtgagattctgtggcctgcgctgtgcaggaggtcggactagatgatcagaatggtcccttctgaccttagtatctatgaatctatgaaactgctCACGTCAAGTCTGGCATACAGTCCAatgcccttttcttttcttttcttttcttttcttttcttttcttttcttttcttttctttattagcGTTTCTTTCATTGGCACCAGAGCCCTGCCTTTCAGTGCTTTCTTTTTAACATTCATCACCCAGCAAGACATACCTGAAAGCACAATCATCTCAATCCTTTGAACCACCAAATGAACCCCTCCTAGCGCGGGCCTCTATAAAGGTAAGTATACCGGTATAGctattcccatatgggaaggggaatcaAGTAGACCACTAGAGGGCACCTTTACATTAGTATACACTAGGCATGTCCCTGTATAACTTTTCTGGTGAGCGGGCCGCTTCTACCCCAAGagttatacagtagaacctcagagtgacAAACACCGGAGTTAAGAACTGACCGGTCAGCCACACACTGCATTTGGAACGGGAAGTATGCACTCAGGCAGCAGCCGGGACAGCAAGTACAGTACAGTCctgtgttaaaagtaaactacttaaaaaaaagggaaaggagcaTTTTTCTTCCTCATGGCAAAGTTGCGAAGCAGTCACGGTTCAGctctaaacttttgaaagaataacgacagtgttttgttcagagttactaACCACCTCCATTcgcgaggtgttcataactcggAGGTTCTACTGTGCCAGGAcatctagccatcaccttcagcccccaactaaaacctctccaacgcatcatcaaggatctacaacctatcctgaaggacgacccatcactctcacagatcttgggagacaggccagtccttgcttacagacagccccccaatctgaagcaaatactcaccagcaaccacacaccacacaacagaaccaccagcccaggaacctatccttgcaacaaagcccgttgccaactctgtccacatatctattcaggggacaccatcatagggcctaatcgcatcagccacactatcagaggctcattcatctgcgcatctaccaatgtgatatatgccatcatgtgccagcaatgcccctctgccatgtacattggtcaaactggacagtctctacataaaagaatgaatggacacaaatcagacgtcaagaattataacattcaaaaaccagttggagaacacttcaatctctctggtcactcgattacagacctaagagtggctatccttcaacaaaaaagcttcaaaaacagactccaatgagagactgctgaattggaattaatttgcaaactggatacaattaacttaggcttgaatagagactgggaatggatgagtcattacacaaaataaaactatttccccatgttatttctccaccccccacccccccccaacccccactgttcctcagatattcttgttaactgctggaaatagcctaccttgcttgtcaccacgaaaggttttcctccttccccccccctccccgctgctggtgatggcttatcttaagtgatcactctccttacagtgtgtatgataaacccattgtttcatgttctctgtgtgtgtatatcaatctcccctctgttttttccaccaaatgcatccaatgaagtgagctgtggctcacgaaagcttatgctctaataaatttgttagtctctaaggtgccacaagtactccttttctttgtgccagGACAAGAACTGTGGACAGACCTGGCCTCAGGCCAAAGGTAATTAAACTACCTGTGAGACCTTATGCTGAGCAGTGCACTCACACACATCCTGGGCgttaacccctccctccccccaggagcACTCAGCACCGGGCTCAGTCTCTGGCAGGACAGGGACCTGCGCAATGAAAGGGGAGTGCCAGTGACTCACAGAGAGGGAGGTTACATTAGAGAGGAGAGCATAtaagaggagaaggggaagggggccGACTTCCCATTTCCCCTCACTCTGCTTATACTTCATGTACCAGTGGGGAATAGGATGAATGGGGCTGGGGACTTGCAGGATGCTCTGTCCAGAGTTACTGTGCCAGTTCCCTCTAAAGTTCCCTCTAAAAGGCGATC from Dermochelys coriacea isolate rDerCor1 chromosome 24, rDerCor1.pri.v4, whole genome shotgun sequence encodes the following:
- the LOC119847917 gene encoding interferon-inducible GTPase 5-like; translation: MASQSSEGIIKLSREELEALKAAFEEGNLAGVASRLQEMLELLESIQLDVGITGETGSGKSSFVNALQGLGDEDAGAACTGVVETTREPTPYQHPRYPNLTIWDLPGIGTPDFHPDAYLEQVGFSCYDIFFIIASQRFTANHAALARHIQVINKSFCFVRSKVDVDLDSSLRHRPSSYSEVGVLQEIQQNCLEGLQAQGIRSPQVFLFSAFDLSKYDFHLLGKTLERELSHHMKHAFLMALPNISLHILEKKKAAMLKQMWMVSTVACGVHAAPILGLLISCDVDVLARTLQDYCKSFSLDDDSLEKLAAEVGQPVGAVIKPPLAKEISSSLVVQLLIQAGGKVPKLSKEVLRSVPVLGSMASGALSFATTYKMLRSFMDEVTVSVQRVLIKAFEVDAEK